A region of Nostoc sp. 'Peltigera membranacea cyanobiont' N6 DNA encodes the following proteins:
- a CDS encoding elongation factor G: MNEKVKSGSRNVAIVGPYLSGKTTLLESLLFVTGAISRKGSIKDSNTVGDSATESRDRQMSVEVSAASTEYNDIRFTFIDCPGSVEFAQETYNALIGVDAAIVVCEPIRDRVLTLAPLFKFLDDWEIPHLVFVNKMDRANIHVLETLHALKAVSSRPLVAHQYPIMNGEQLTGFIDMVSEQAYKYHPGAPADPIPFPESLKEEEHIARAEMLETLANFDDHLLEELLEDIEPPQEEILKDLKMELGADLVVPVFFGVAEQDYGVRPLLEALLREAPEPEITAERRLKNLKGDTPLAQVLKTYYTPQGGKLSLVRVWRGKLTDGIVLNGIRTGGIFRLMGQQQQFVNEVGAGEIVALSRLEGIKTGDTISTEQQSVMELPKAVQLEPVYALAITPEKRNDEVKLSSAITKLLEEDCSLAWEQHGDTHEVILWGQGEIHLQVTLDRLRRKYNLPMTTHLPQVPYKETIRKTVASVHGRYKHQSGGHGQFGDVFLEIKPLPRGTGFNFNETIVGGVVPKQYIPGVEMGVREFLTHGPLGFPIVDLSVTLTNGSYHNVDSSEQAFKQAARLAMQTGIPQAEPTLLEPILRVDVTTPSEFTSKVLQLLSGRRGQILGYEGRNDWQGWDNVSAYLPQAEMQNFIVELRSLTLGVGSFHWENDHLQEVPEKLAERVIHSNGNGGNGKGNK, from the coding sequence ATGAACGAAAAAGTAAAATCGGGTTCGCGGAATGTGGCAATTGTCGGGCCTTATTTAAGTGGAAAAACTACTTTACTAGAAAGCTTGTTATTTGTCACAGGGGCAATTTCTCGCAAAGGGAGTATTAAAGACAGTAATACAGTGGGAGATAGTGCTACCGAGTCGCGCGATCGCCAAATGAGTGTAGAAGTCAGCGCCGCTAGCACTGAGTATAACGACATTCGCTTTACTTTTATTGACTGTCCGGGAAGCGTAGAATTTGCCCAAGAAACTTACAATGCTTTAATCGGAGTCGATGCAGCAATTGTAGTTTGCGAACCCATCCGCGATCGCGTCCTCACCCTCGCCCCTCTATTTAAATTCCTGGACGATTGGGAAATTCCTCACCTCGTCTTCGTCAACAAGATGGATCGGGCAAATATTCATGTCTTAGAAACGTTACACGCCCTGAAAGCAGTATCTAGCCGTCCCCTGGTAGCGCATCAATATCCCATCATGAACGGGGAACAACTCACCGGCTTTATTGATATGGTGAGCGAACAGGCATATAAATATCATCCAGGCGCACCTGCTGACCCTATTCCTTTCCCCGAAAGTTTAAAAGAAGAAGAACATATAGCACGGGCAGAAATGCTCGAAACCCTAGCAAATTTTGACGACCATTTACTCGAAGAACTTTTAGAAGATATCGAACCACCCCAAGAGGAAATCCTCAAAGATTTAAAAATGGAATTAGGGGCAGATTTAGTAGTGCCCGTTTTCTTTGGTGTAGCAGAACAAGATTATGGTGTTAGACCTCTATTAGAAGCTTTGTTACGGGAAGCCCCCGAACCAGAAATCACAGCAGAACGTCGTTTAAAAAACTTAAAAGGTGATACACCTTTAGCGCAGGTATTAAAAACTTACTACACTCCCCAAGGTGGCAAACTCTCTCTCGTGCGTGTTTGGCGGGGCAAATTAACTGATGGCATTGTCCTCAATGGCATTCGCACTGGTGGAATTTTCCGCCTTATGGGACAACAACAGCAGTTTGTTAATGAAGTTGGTGCTGGTGAAATTGTCGCATTGAGCCGTTTAGAAGGAATCAAGACAGGCGATACAATCTCCACAGAACAGCAATCAGTGATGGAATTACCCAAAGCTGTACAGTTGGAACCAGTGTATGCCCTCGCCATTACACCAGAAAAGCGCAACGATGAAGTTAAACTCAGCAGTGCTATTACCAAGTTATTAGAAGAAGACTGTTCACTTGCTTGGGAACAACACGGCGATACTCACGAAGTTATTCTTTGGGGTCAAGGCGAGATTCATTTGCAAGTTACCCTAGACAGACTGCGCCGCAAATATAATCTACCGATGACAACCCATTTACCGCAAGTGCCTTATAAAGAAACCATCCGCAAAACGGTGGCTTCAGTTCATGGGCGCTACAAGCATCAAAGCGGTGGCCACGGACAGTTTGGTGATGTTTTTCTCGAAATCAAGCCTTTACCACGGGGTACAGGTTTTAACTTTAATGAAACCATTGTCGGTGGCGTGGTTCCGAAACAGTACATTCCTGGCGTGGAAATGGGCGTGCGGGAATTTCTCACACATGGGCCTTTGGGCTTTCCAATAGTGGATTTGTCGGTAACTCTGACTAATGGTTCGTATCACAACGTTGATAGTTCCGAACAAGCCTTTAAGCAAGCTGCCCGATTAGCTATGCAAACGGGGATACCCCAAGCGGAACCTACCTTGTTAGAACCAATTCTGCGGGTGGATGTTACCACACCGAGCGAATTTACGTCTAAAGTGCTGCAACTGTTGAGTGGTAGACGGGGGCAAATTTTAGGCTATGAGGGAAGAAACGATTGGCAAGGCTGGGATAATGTATCTGCATACTTGCCACAAGCTGAGATGCAGAATTTTATTGTAGAACTGCGATCGCTCACTCTTGGCGTTGGTTCCTTCCACTGGGAAAATGACCATTTGCAGGAAGTACCGGAAAAGCTTGCTGAACGTGTCATTCATAGCAATGGCAATGGTGGTAATGGCAAGGGCAATAAATGA
- the murJ gene encoding murein biosynthesis integral membrane protein MurJ, protein MTQQDQKPSRSFAGIAGIVAAATLISKVFGLVRQQAIAAAFGVGAAATAYSYAYIIPGFLLILLGGVNGPLHSAVVSVLAKRRREEAAPLVETVTTLVAGVLLLVTVAQILFADAIVDLVGHGLEETTRAIAIQQLRIMAPMALFAGLIGIGFGTLNAANQYWLLSISPLLSSITVVGGLGILAMQLGKDIIKPEYALIGGMVLAWGTLAGAILQWLVQLIVQWRLGLGTLRLRFDFKSPGVQEVIKIMTPATVSSGMMPINVATDLYFASPIPGAAAGFNYANLLVQTPLGIISNIILLPLLPIFARLAGPENWPDLKLRIRQGLLLTAFTMLPLGALMVALSVPIVQVVYERGAFKPEATQLVSSLLVAYGIGMFVYLGRDVLVRVFYALGDGQTPFRISVFNILLNILLDWFFVKPFGAPGLVLATVGVNCSSMLMLLWLLDRKLNGLPWREWGLPILGLAAGSVVAGVASYGTLLGSQQLLGKTGLLILVLQLCVSGFVGIAVFAAIASWLKIPEVNIFISRLRQRFLKK, encoded by the coding sequence GTGACACAACAAGACCAAAAACCCTCTCGTTCTTTCGCTGGAATTGCTGGCATTGTTGCCGCAGCCACATTAATTAGTAAAGTCTTCGGTTTAGTGCGGCAGCAAGCGATCGCTGCGGCTTTTGGTGTTGGTGCTGCTGCTACCGCCTATAGCTACGCCTATATTATCCCTGGCTTTCTATTGATATTACTCGGTGGTGTCAATGGGCCATTACACAGTGCAGTTGTCAGCGTTTTAGCCAAGCGACGGCGAGAAGAAGCGGCTCCCCTAGTGGAAACCGTGACAACGCTAGTAGCTGGAGTGCTGTTGCTGGTGACAGTTGCTCAAATTTTATTTGCGGATGCGATCGTCGATTTAGTCGGTCATGGTTTGGAAGAGACAACCAGAGCGATCGCCATTCAACAACTCCGCATTATGGCACCGATGGCTTTATTTGCCGGTTTAATTGGCATCGGCTTCGGTACTCTCAACGCAGCCAATCAATATTGGTTACTTTCCATTAGTCCCTTATTATCCAGTATTACTGTTGTTGGCGGCCTTGGTATCCTGGCGATGCAACTAGGTAAGGATATTATTAAACCAGAATACGCTTTAATCGGGGGGATGGTCTTAGCTTGGGGAACTTTGGCAGGAGCAATTCTCCAATGGTTAGTACAGCTAATTGTCCAGTGGCGCTTAGGATTAGGCACATTACGCCTACGGTTTGATTTTAAATCTCCAGGCGTTCAAGAAGTCATTAAAATCATGACTCCGGCGACAGTTTCCTCTGGAATGATGCCAATTAATGTTGCCACCGATCTTTATTTTGCTAGTCCTATCCCTGGGGCTGCGGCAGGATTTAACTATGCGAATCTATTAGTCCAAACTCCCTTGGGGATTATTTCTAATATCATTTTACTGCCCCTGTTACCGATATTTGCCAGACTTGCCGGCCCCGAAAATTGGCCAGATTTAAAATTACGCATTCGCCAAGGATTGCTACTCACTGCCTTTACCATGCTACCGCTAGGGGCGTTAATGGTGGCATTATCAGTACCTATTGTGCAGGTGGTATATGAACGCGGTGCTTTCAAGCCGGAAGCCACACAGCTAGTTTCATCCTTGCTAGTCGCTTACGGAATTGGGATGTTCGTCTATTTGGGACGTGATGTTTTGGTGCGGGTGTTCTACGCTTTAGGCGATGGACAGACACCTTTTCGTATCAGTGTTTTTAACATCTTGCTCAATATCTTATTAGATTGGTTTTTCGTTAAACCTTTTGGCGCTCCCGGTTTGGTATTGGCAACAGTGGGTGTAAACTGTAGCTCAATGTTGATGCTGTTGTGGTTACTCGATCGCAAACTCAATGGTTTACCTTGGCGTGAGTGGGGTTTGCCGATTTTGGGTTTGGCTGCTGGTAGCGTGGTAGCTGGGGTAGCCAGCTATGGGACATTGCTTGGTTCTCAGCAATTACTGGGTAAAACGGGTTTACTGATTCTGGTGTTGCAATTGTGCGTATCTGGCTTTGTAGGGATTGCGGTGTTTGCTGCGATCGCTTCCTGGCTGAAAATACCAGAGGTAAATATTTTTATATCTCGTCTACGTCAGCGTTTTTTGAAGAAGTAA
- a CDS encoding acyl-CoA desaturase produces MKQYSQFTMISYIIGPTLIVMSHLGSLIIIFTGLSWGAALWAVLLYVIRMLATTGIYHRLLTHKSYQAPTSVLCVGSIVAASAGQMGPSWWKAHHMAHHQSSDQEKDPHSPYLPFKGIKGFWWSQAGWLFSPQFFPSKLPTDVESNLVLKIIDRLHFIPTVALGAISYYIGGTEYLGAFFLSTTVLFHGVATVNSLSHLFGEQPFITNDHSRNYWLVAFLTLGEGWHNLHHAFQSSARHGITVREGRVAYLPDPTFWFIRMLEFLKLASKVKVPSETELLTRAKNRNGQNLVFQAEAKTSV; encoded by the coding sequence ATGAAGCAGTACTCTCAGTTCACGATGATTTCTTACATAATAGGCCCTACTTTGATCGTGATGAGTCATTTAGGATCGCTAATCATTATTTTTACTGGCTTATCGTGGGGTGCTGCCTTGTGGGCCGTGTTGTTATATGTAATACGAATGCTTGCAACTACTGGCATCTACCATAGGCTACTCACCCACAAGAGCTACCAGGCTCCAACGTCAGTTTTATGCGTTGGAAGCATCGTGGCTGCTTCAGCTGGGCAGATGGGGCCAAGTTGGTGGAAAGCTCACCACATGGCCCATCATCAATCCTCAGACCAAGAAAAAGATCCTCATTCCCCTTATCTACCTTTCAAGGGAATCAAAGGATTCTGGTGGTCTCAGGCTGGATGGTTATTCTCCCCACAGTTTTTTCCCTCAAAGCTTCCCACGGATGTTGAGAGTAACCTGGTTTTAAAGATTATTGACCGTTTACACTTTATTCCTACGGTTGCTCTTGGTGCTATCTCTTACTACATCGGTGGAACTGAATATCTCGGCGCTTTTTTCCTCAGCACAACTGTCCTTTTCCACGGTGTCGCCACCGTCAACTCACTCAGCCACTTATTTGGCGAGCAACCGTTCATAACCAACGACCATAGTAGGAACTATTGGCTTGTCGCATTTCTGACCCTGGGTGAAGGCTGGCATAATCTTCATCATGCATTCCAGTCGTCAGCTCGGCATGGCATAACCGTGCGAGAGGGCCGGGTTGCTTATCTTCCAGACCCTACATTTTGGTTCATAAGAATGCTTGAGTTCCTGAAGCTAGCGTCAAAAGTTAAAGTCCCTTCTGAAACAGAACTTCTTACCCGTGCCAAAAACCGAAACGGTCAGAACTTAGTGTTCCAGGCTGAAGCAAAGACATCTGTCTGA
- a CDS encoding phosphate-starvation-inducible PsiE family protein, translating to MQKRQKSRFLFSDRWLDRHSIVRNMEAFQDLIVIVLCLGLFAVMLIQLWGIAIALVQPLDYKHVTAKILFVLILVELFRLLMVYLQEHSISVGVAVEVTIVSLLREVVVHGALEIYWVNTLAICGLLFVLGGLLVVCAKTPHMDCMSANTKFCPIVYRGGRERQNDLEFQYSHQCDENQPIG from the coding sequence ATGCAAAAGCGCCAGAAAAGTCGATTTTTATTTAGCGATCGCTGGCTCGATCGGCACTCAATTGTTCGCAACATGGAAGCCTTTCAAGACTTAATTGTGATTGTCTTGTGTTTGGGTTTGTTTGCCGTTATGCTAATCCAATTGTGGGGGATAGCGATCGCCCTCGTGCAGCCACTAGACTATAAACACGTGACTGCAAAAATACTATTTGTGTTAATTTTAGTCGAGTTATTTCGACTATTAATGGTCTATTTGCAAGAACATAGTATCTCTGTAGGAGTGGCAGTTGAGGTAACAATTGTATCTCTACTGCGTGAGGTAGTGGTTCACGGAGCGCTGGAAATTTATTGGGTTAATACGCTTGCAATTTGTGGTTTGTTGTTTGTTCTGGGTGGACTACTCGTGGTGTGTGCTAAAACTCCACACATGGATTGTATGAGCGCTAACACTAAGTTTTGTCCGATTGTGTATAGAGGAGGTAGAGAACGGCAAAATGATTTGGAATTTCAGTATTCACATCAATGTGATGAAAATCAACCAATTGGATAA
- a CDS encoding tetratricopeptide repeat protein, whose product MTLSFSKYPIIGLVSLTLLVVSIPSPSLSLSPSVPSKLAQSNGKTAIDWLNQGLQAIQAGKVQDAIAAFKQAAKLDPTLAPAHYNLGLAYRQTGQLQPSADAFYRATQADQKFAPAFANLGGALLEGNNLQLANDYLQRSLELDPKLGFAHYNLGLVREQQGDCEKAIASFKKAIEYSKNAPEPPYHIGMCYLQQGKLDPARSAFYQALKINPKYPEAYYNLGSIFFQQSKFQEALEAFRKSAEANSNYPNAYYGAGLVFIQLKQYGDAVQVFQFAKDLYKAQGNPQWAKNAEQLLQQAQNLK is encoded by the coding sequence ATGACATTATCATTTTCTAAATATCCCATAATAGGGTTAGTAAGTTTGACTTTGTTGGTTGTTAGTATTCCCTCGCCGTCTCTTTCTCTCTCTCCCTCTGTCCCCTCAAAGCTGGCACAATCTAATGGTAAAACAGCCATAGACTGGTTGAACCAAGGTTTACAGGCAATTCAGGCGGGAAAAGTACAAGATGCGATCGCAGCCTTTAAACAAGCAGCCAAGTTAGATCCAACACTAGCACCAGCGCACTATAATTTAGGATTAGCGTACCGACAAACGGGACAATTACAACCCTCTGCGGATGCATTTTATCGAGCAACGCAAGCCGATCAGAAATTTGCTCCAGCTTTTGCTAATTTAGGTGGTGCGTTGTTAGAAGGCAATAATTTACAGTTAGCTAACGATTATTTGCAGCGATCGCTAGAACTCGATCCAAAACTCGGATTTGCTCACTATAACTTGGGGTTGGTACGAGAGCAACAAGGAGATTGCGAGAAAGCGATCGCATCTTTTAAAAAAGCGATTGAATATAGCAAAAATGCACCAGAACCTCCTTATCATATAGGGATGTGTTATCTCCAACAAGGTAAACTCGATCCAGCCAGAAGTGCATTTTATCAGGCATTAAAAATTAATCCTAAGTATCCAGAAGCTTACTACAATCTCGGCTCAATTTTTTTCCAACAAAGTAAATTCCAAGAGGCATTAGAAGCTTTTAGAAAATCAGCCGAGGCTAACTCTAACTATCCCAACGCTTATTATGGTGCAGGGTTAGTTTTTATCCAGTTAAAGCAATATGGAGATGCAGTACAAGTATTCCAATTTGCTAAAGATTTATACAAAGCTCAGGGTAATCCTCAATGGGCAAAAAATGCCGAACAATTGTTGCAACAGGCACAAAATTTAAAATGA
- a CDS encoding SAM-dependent methyltransferase, translating to MTADTLLQEIEKYIPVVGDINIKSPLAYQVTRGAVEVVNTVQMAVAEAYINGLEVPDSVLESLFDTCMPILFQYFPSLLAPYEWVLKETDHLAEGSRELMKIQYDLPQAMLNTMLWDGKLIYPKYSMGLWEKGALNLEQSQMQMIDDVIEKLDIQDGDNILDFGCGWGCVPNYILSKFPNVRFTGINLSHEQCEYIRHKMQDPESYLSSDRFTLYEGDLNNANFETKFDKILSIGVFCHVGNLTAAFKKLASFLKDDGKVFIHIITVRIPNNMSSVYTHKYIFPHGRYWNYNAVPSHQQDLKTVKQWYINGFNYSKTLTNWLRNFDDNQATIKTLNYGMDYAKFRRIWRFYLIWFIRNFASCDGEYNGNGQFLMVHS from the coding sequence ATGACTGCTGATACTCTGTTGCAAGAAATAGAAAAGTATATCCCTGTTGTGGGAGATATAAATATCAAAAGCCCATTAGCATACCAAGTAACTCGTGGGGCTGTTGAGGTAGTCAACACAGTCCAAATGGCAGTGGCAGAAGCTTATATTAACGGATTAGAAGTTCCTGATTCAGTTCTAGAATCGCTCTTCGATACCTGTATGCCAATTTTATTTCAGTATTTCCCATCCCTCCTAGCACCCTATGAATGGGTATTAAAAGAAACCGATCATCTCGCCGAAGGATCGCGGGAACTAATGAAAATTCAGTACGACTTGCCTCAAGCCATGCTGAATACTATGTTGTGGGACGGGAAACTCATTTATCCGAAGTATAGTATGGGATTGTGGGAAAAAGGAGCATTAAACCTTGAGCAATCGCAGATGCAGATGATTGATGATGTGATTGAAAAGTTAGATATCCAGGATGGAGACAATATCTTAGACTTTGGGTGCGGGTGGGGATGTGTTCCTAATTACATTCTTTCTAAGTTTCCCAATGTCAGGTTTACAGGTATTAATTTAAGCCACGAGCAATGTGAGTATATACGCCACAAAATGCAAGATCCTGAAAGTTATCTCAGTTCAGATCGGTTTACCCTATATGAAGGTGATTTGAACAATGCAAATTTCGAGACAAAGTTTGATAAAATCCTCTCGATTGGTGTTTTTTGTCATGTTGGTAACTTAACAGCAGCCTTTAAAAAATTAGCTTCGTTTTTGAAAGATGATGGCAAAGTTTTTATTCACATCATCACAGTCCGCATCCCTAACAATATGTCTAGCGTTTACACCCACAAATATATTTTTCCACACGGTCGATACTGGAATTACAATGCTGTTCCTAGCCATCAACAAGACCTCAAAACAGTTAAACAATGGTATATCAATGGCTTTAATTACTCTAAAACACTAACTAATTGGTTACGAAATTTTGACGACAATCAGGCAACAATAAAAACATTAAACTATGGCATGGACTATGCCAAGTTTCGCCGGATATGGAGGTTTTATTTGATATGGTTTATTCGCAATTTTGCTAGTTGTGATGGAGAATATAATGGTAATGGTCAATTTTTAATGGTTCATTCTTAA
- a CDS encoding methylenetetrahydrofolate reductase, with amino-acid sequence MHYTHSSTAFQRAVQAGEFLVTAEVAPPKGGDPTHMIQMAATLKGRVHAVNVTDGSRAVLRMSSLMASVILSQNGIEPICQIACRDRNRISLQADLMGAHALGIRNILALTGDPVKAGDHPDAKAVFDLEAVRLLQLIRKMNQGVDCNQKPLTDGALDLFVGAAVDPQCKSWSGLQSRFERKIEAGAQFFQSQLITDFDVLEKFMDTIAAGYKKPILAGIFLLKSAKNAQFINRCVPGVNIPQHIIDRLAKAKDPFEEGIKIAAEQVQIARQLCQGVHMMAVKREDAIAPILDLAGIAPVNQLVSM; translated from the coding sequence ATGCATTACACCCATAGCTCCACAGCCTTCCAGAGAGCTGTACAAGCAGGTGAATTTCTAGTTACCGCTGAGGTAGCACCGCCGAAAGGGGGAGATCCAACACACATGATTCAAATGGCAGCGACTCTTAAGGGAAGGGTTCATGCTGTCAATGTTACTGATGGTAGTCGTGCAGTGTTACGGATGTCCTCGTTAATGGCATCAGTGATTTTGTCACAAAATGGCATAGAGCCAATTTGTCAAATTGCTTGCCGCGATCGCAACCGCATTAGTTTACAAGCTGATTTAATGGGCGCTCATGCTTTAGGTATTCGTAATATTTTAGCGTTGACTGGCGACCCAGTAAAAGCAGGCGATCATCCAGATGCCAAAGCAGTTTTTGACTTGGAAGCGGTGCGACTTCTGCAACTAATTCGGAAGATGAATCAAGGCGTTGATTGTAATCAGAAACCTTTGACTGATGGAGCGTTAGATTTATTTGTTGGTGCAGCAGTAGATCCGCAATGTAAAAGTTGGTCGGGTTTGCAAAGTCGATTTGAACGCAAAATCGAAGCAGGAGCGCAGTTTTTTCAAAGTCAGTTGATTACTGATTTTGATGTTCTAGAAAAGTTTATGGATACAATTGCTGCTGGCTATAAAAAACCGATTTTGGCAGGAATTTTTCTATTGAAATCGGCAAAGAATGCTCAGTTTATTAATAGATGTGTTCCGGGTGTAAATATTCCCCAACATATTATTGATAGATTGGCAAAAGCTAAAGATCCTTTTGAGGAAGGGATAAAAATTGCCGCAGAGCAAGTGCAAATAGCGCGGCAATTATGTCAAGGTGTCCACATGATGGCGGTGAAGCGAGAAGATGCGATCGCGCCAATTTTAGATTTGGCTGGCATTGCTCCAGTTAATCAGTTGGTATCTATGTAA
- a CDS encoding outer membrane beta-barrel protein encodes MKLTKLAASALAVASIVLSAGIASAQTAGTNGNYIGAGVAVGATSGGQGNDESQIGGNIQGRYAVPKTPVSLRGSVLYGGDAAAIMPIVTYDAAIAKNTNVYFGGGYSFVTDEGQKTPLGNQNSPVVTLGIESEVSNNVIAYGDTKWGIDAYRNSDADAVSFQAGLGYRF; translated from the coding sequence ATGAAACTTACAAAATTAGCTGCCTCTGCACTTGCTGTTGCTTCCATTGTCCTCTCAGCAGGAATTGCTTCTGCTCAAACAGCCGGTACAAACGGTAATTACATTGGTGCTGGTGTTGCAGTTGGTGCAACCAGTGGCGGACAAGGAAACGATGAATCACAAATTGGTGGCAATATCCAAGGACGTTACGCCGTTCCGAAGACACCTGTTTCACTACGGGGTTCTGTGCTGTATGGTGGTGATGCTGCTGCAATTATGCCCATCGTGACTTACGATGCGGCGATCGCCAAAAATACTAACGTTTACTTCGGTGGTGGTTATTCTTTTGTAACTGACGAAGGTCAAAAAACCCCACTGGGCAATCAGAATTCACCTGTAGTCACCCTTGGTATTGAATCAGAAGTTAGCAACAATGTCATTGCTTATGGTGATACTAAATGGGGTATTGATGCCTACAGAAATAGTGATGCTGATGCCGTTAGCTTCCAAGCCGGATTAGGCTATCGTTTCTAG
- the trpS gene encoding tryptophan--tRNA ligase has product MGKQRVLSGVQPTGNYHLGNYLGAIRNWVEGQSEYENYLFVADLHAITVPHDPKQLAADTYTLAALYLACGLDLNHSTIFVQSHVSAHSELTWLLNCITPLNWLQDMIQFKEKAVKQGENVSAGLLDYPVLMAADILLYQADKVPVGEDQKQHLELTRDIAARLNHQFGKPDQPVLKLPDPLIRKEGARVMSLADGTRKMSKSDPSDLSRISLLDSPEQIQYKIKRCKTDPIRGLTFDDPARPECNNLLTLYTLLAGKKKEDVAVECQDMGWGQFKPLLTDTIIESLKPIQEKYHSVTADKSYLESVLRDGGEKARAIANQTLSQVKAALGYSLPL; this is encoded by the coding sequence ATGGGCAAGCAACGTGTTCTTTCTGGAGTTCAACCAACCGGCAATTACCATCTAGGTAACTATTTGGGAGCCATTCGCAACTGGGTAGAAGGTCAGAGCGAATACGAAAATTACCTCTTTGTGGCTGACTTACACGCGATTACAGTGCCACACGACCCAAAACAGTTAGCGGCTGATACCTACACTCTTGCTGCTCTCTATCTAGCTTGTGGTCTTGATTTAAATCACTCCACCATTTTTGTCCAATCTCACGTTTCGGCCCACAGCGAACTCACCTGGTTGCTCAACTGCATTACACCTCTAAACTGGCTGCAAGATATGATCCAGTTCAAGGAAAAGGCTGTTAAACAGGGAGAAAATGTGAGTGCAGGTTTATTGGATTACCCTGTGCTAATGGCGGCTGATATTTTGCTTTACCAAGCTGATAAAGTGCCAGTGGGTGAAGACCAAAAGCAACACTTAGAATTGACACGAGATATTGCAGCTCGGTTAAATCACCAATTTGGTAAACCAGATCAGCCCGTGCTGAAGTTACCAGACCCTTTGATTCGTAAGGAAGGGGCAAGGGTGATGAGTTTAGCAGATGGTACACGCAAAATGTCAAAGTCCGATCCTTCTGACTTAAGCCGAATCAGTTTGCTAGATTCACCAGAACAGATTCAATACAAAATTAAGCGTTGTAAAACCGATCCGATTCGGGGGCTGACTTTCGACGATCCAGCGCGTCCAGAGTGTAATAATTTGTTGACGCTGTATACATTGCTTGCTGGAAAGAAAAAGGAAGATGTCGCAGTTGAGTGTCAGGATATGGGCTGGGGACAATTTAAGCCATTGTTGACGGACACGATAATTGAGTCCCTGAAACCAATTCAAGAAAAATATCATTCGGTAACGGCAGACAAAAGCTATTTGGAGTCTGTGTTGCGGGATGGAGGGGAAAAAGCTAGAGCGATCGCTAATCAAACTTTATCACAAGTAAAAGCTGCTTTAGGCTATTCTCTTCCTCTATAG